In Leptospira ellinghausenii, the following proteins share a genomic window:
- a CDS encoding acetyl-CoA carboxylase biotin carboxyl carrier protein subunit, with amino-acid sequence MDFLFETKSKPTSVHVSGNRIRVRLENQTYTIDTDSLIEGLKPKDQNLVTVQMKDGSLLKFLKIRNEIFFHWKGESWNVKLAERSYEVAGQTSPEIKSPMPGKVVQISTSVGSEHGLGETLLILEAMKMENAIKAPYPCSVEEIRKQQGELVQQDEVLLILHRIEVEKT; translated from the coding sequence ATGGATTTTTTATTTGAAACAAAATCGAAACCAACATCCGTACATGTGAGTGGCAATCGCATTCGTGTACGTTTGGAAAACCAAACCTATACCATTGATACAGATTCTCTGATAGAAGGTTTGAAACCCAAAGACCAAAACTTGGTCACGGTCCAGATGAAAGATGGTTCTTTGCTTAAATTTCTAAAGATTCGGAATGAAATTTTTTTCCATTGGAAAGGGGAATCTTGGAATGTAAAATTAGCAGAACGGTCCTATGAAGTTGCAGGCCAAACTTCCCCTGAGATCAAAAGCCCCATGCCAGGAAAAGTAGTGCAAATCTCTACTTCAGTTGGAAGCGAACACGGTTTAGGGGAAACGTTGTTAATTTTGGAAGCCATGAAAATGGAAAATGCCATCAAAGCCCCTTACCCTTGCAGCGTGGAGGAAATCCGAAAACAGCAAGGGGAACTTGTCCAACAGGACGAGGTACTACTAATTTTACACAGAATCGAAGTGGAAAAAACATAA